A window from Desulfuromonas acetoxidans DSM 684 encodes these proteins:
- a CDS encoding HNH endonuclease yields the protein MDSYLDILPKGSTAVAVKTKGHNFSIENDGISSTGCWVVSKDRVDDYVIVFHQTNSGNNVYIGEFVGKNAEEYTERQGKKYPRYRIFIKNLKLALKTNTNWTSFVEKGNGGFERIYLENEGQEKPKYLDPDSIEAEEGYRKDSSRMTSTRDRKLADARKKKDNYTCQSCKNQYFVNDKYVIDCHHLNPINLGKRNTRIEDLISLCPTCHRIAHTRLPPYSLKELRNIVEKYT from the coding sequence ATGGATTCATATTTAGATATTTTACCTAAAGGCTCTACTGCTGTTGCAGTCAAAACAAAAGGGCACAATTTCTCAATCGAGAATGATGGCATTTCATCGACAGGTTGTTGGGTTGTATCAAAAGATAGGGTCGACGATTATGTAATCGTATTTCACCAAACAAACTCTGGGAATAATGTCTATATTGGTGAGTTTGTAGGCAAAAATGCAGAAGAGTATACTGAGCGCCAAGGCAAGAAGTATCCGCGCTACCGAATTTTCATAAAAAACTTAAAACTGGCTCTAAAAACAAACACAAACTGGACCTCTTTTGTTGAAAAAGGTAACGGCGGATTTGAGCGTATATATTTGGAGAATGAAGGACAGGAGAAACCTAAATACCTTGATCCTGACTCTATCGAAGCCGAAGAAGGGTATAGAAAAGACTCCAGTAGAATGACGAGCACTAGAGATAGAAAATTAGCTGATGCGCGAAAGAAAAAGGATAATTACACTTGCCAATCATGTAAAAATCAATACTTTGTCAATGACAAGTACGTTATCGATTGCCATCATTTGAACCCAATAAATTTAGGTAAAAGAAACACAAGAATTGAGGACCTTATTTCGCTGTGCCCAACATGCCATCGAATTGCTCATACTCGGCTTCCCCCATACTCTCTTAAAGAGTTGAGAAATATCGTGGAAAAGTACACCTAA
- a CDS encoding malonyl-CoA decarboxylase — MNSRFIFSWKTLQRTWSDWRGSDGLPGISPDLPEEERDTVTKLLNECVAARHGAVTARQHAAGIGELYLTLNATGRRHFLEILADQFAVDQDQVREVSHRLAHSDDDETFRQQVLELREALISPRQQLLQQFNALPQGVKFLIDMRAELLGFLHDSPNLKRLDYDLQQLLATWFDVGFLRVKQLDWQSPAALLEKLMAYEAVHAISSWRDMRHRLEWDRQCYAFFHPVLPGEPLIFIEVALVKGLASSIQSLLDDQREDIDPQQADTAIFYSISNAQTGLKGISFGPFLIKKVVDSLSHSLPNLKTFSTLSPIPGFRRWLEKRLADNGSAHDKDSFATVLAEAAQLLDVEPTLAHVIDDPRWLENSEVCDLLKEPLLTLCARYLHERRERDSAPLDPVARFHLGNGARIEQLNWLGDVSSKGMRESCGLMINYLYALDDIKDNIEAYSQEKQIAAAPRIRKLISEHEPKLGPLSGLRKWGNRKGKGSA; from the coding sequence ATGAACAGCCGCTTTATTTTCAGTTGGAAAACCCTGCAACGCACCTGGAGCGACTGGCGCGGCAGCGACGGCCTGCCCGGCATCTCGCCGGATCTGCCCGAAGAGGAAAGAGACACCGTCACAAAACTGCTCAACGAATGTGTTGCCGCCCGTCATGGCGCGGTTACCGCGCGCCAGCATGCCGCCGGTATCGGTGAGCTGTACCTGACTCTCAATGCTACGGGAAGACGCCATTTTCTCGAAATTCTCGCCGATCAATTTGCCGTCGATCAGGATCAGGTGCGCGAGGTGTCCCACCGCCTGGCGCACAGCGACGATGACGAAACCTTCCGTCAGCAGGTGCTGGAGTTACGCGAAGCCCTGATCTCTCCACGCCAGCAACTGCTGCAACAGTTTAATGCTCTGCCCCAAGGGGTGAAATTTCTCATCGACATGCGCGCCGAATTGTTGGGATTTCTCCACGATTCCCCCAACCTCAAACGGCTCGACTACGACCTGCAACAACTGCTCGCCACCTGGTTTGACGTTGGATTTTTGCGCGTCAAACAACTCGACTGGCAAAGCCCGGCCGCCCTGCTGGAAAAGCTGATGGCCTACGAAGCCGTCCACGCCATCAGCTCGTGGCGTGACATGCGCCACCGCCTCGAATGGGATCGCCAGTGTTATGCCTTCTTCCACCCGGTGCTGCCCGGCGAGCCGCTGATCTTTATCGAAGTCGCACTGGTTAAAGGTCTAGCGTCCAGCATCCAGAGCCTGCTCGATGATCAGCGCGAAGATATCGATCCGCAACAAGCCGACACCGCCATCTTCTACTCCATCTCCAATGCCCAGACAGGACTTAAAGGAATCAGCTTCGGGCCGTTTCTGATCAAGAAAGTAGTCGATTCACTCAGCCACAGTCTGCCCAACCTGAAGACCTTTTCCACCCTGTCGCCAATCCCCGGCTTCCGCCGCTGGCTGGAAAAACGGCTGGCCGATAACGGCTCAGCGCACGATAAAGATTCCTTTGCCACAGTGTTGGCCGAAGCCGCCCAACTGCTTGACGTCGAACCCACGTTAGCCCATGTCATCGATGATCCGCGCTGGCTGGAGAATTCAGAAGTCTGCGATCTGCTCAAAGAACCGCTGCTCACCCTGTGCGCCCGCTATCTGCACGAGCGCCGCGAGCGCGACAGTGCGCCCCTCGACCCGGTGGCCCGCTTCCACCTCGGCAACGGTGCGCGGATTGAACAACTCAACTGGCTAGGGGATGTGTCCAGCAAAGGGATGCGTGAATCGTGTGGCCTGATGATCAATTACCTCTATGCATTGGATGACATCAAGGACAACATTGAAGCCTATTCGCAGGAGAAACAGATTGCCGCAGCCCCGCGCATCCGCAAGCTGATCAGCGAGCATGAACCAAAACTAGGGCCTTTATCCGGGCTGCGAAAGTGGGGAAATCGTAAGGGGAAGGGCTCGGCTTAA
- a CDS encoding MBL fold metallo-hydrolase produces the protein MKTRIFLTLLLCCLFGWTAAAQQFEHDTIDTSAGPVEITFIGHATLMLTFADQTIHIDPWTYLADYSHLPKADLILITHEHRDHLDTKAVDALRTPDTEVVLTEVCAEQVSGGMVMHNGDVKQAKGLKIEAVPAYNNVHMRSPGVPYHPKGRGNGYVLTFGDKKIYIGGDTENIAEMKDLKEIAVAFLPMNLPYTMTPAMVADAARMFKPEILYPYHYGQTDTSELVELLKEDQEIEVRIRKMNL, from the coding sequence ATGAAAACGCGTATTTTTCTGACACTGTTGTTGTGTTGTCTGTTTGGCTGGACAGCGGCAGCACAGCAGTTTGAACACGATACCATTGACACCAGCGCCGGGCCGGTGGAGATCACCTTTATTGGCCATGCCACGCTGATGCTGACGTTTGCTGACCAAACCATTCACATCGACCCGTGGACATATCTGGCCGATTACAGTCATTTGCCCAAGGCGGACCTGATTCTCATTACTCATGAACATCGTGATCACCTGGATACCAAGGCTGTGGACGCCCTTCGCACTCCGGATACCGAGGTGGTCCTGACCGAGGTGTGCGCTGAACAGGTGAGTGGCGGCATGGTCATGCATAATGGCGATGTCAAACAGGCCAAGGGCCTTAAGATCGAAGCGGTTCCGGCCTACAACAACGTTCACATGCGTAGCCCGGGTGTGCCCTATCATCCCAAAGGGCGGGGCAACGGCTATGTGCTGACCTTTGGCGATAAAAAAATCTATATCGGCGGCGATACCGAGAACATTGCCGAGATGAAGGATTTAAAGGAGATTGCCGTGGCGTTTCTGCCGATGAATCTGCCCTACACCATGACCCCGGCCATGGTCGCGGATGCGGCGCGCATGTTTAAGCCGGAAATCCTCTATCCGTACCATTATGGCCAAACGGATACCTCGGAGCTTGTCGAACTGCTGAAAGAGGATCAAGAGATTGAAGTGCGGATTCGCAAGATGAATTTGTAG
- a CDS encoding PQQ-binding-like beta-propeller repeat protein, producing the protein MLRLFIALLFITAAFPAYADVDYYFSDDSSAMVFNRIDKALEHPPNRFGKTLRYVIDGNTISIYLITSDVLFIPETIDLQNDPAASQKLNHLLKQQAQLFGEITCTGTSLYRTNVAWNNQYDQGPLLNINEFLHQVVEERNHAVLELSLRLPEENKLKEADLLSVAFRVPSFFRTSEALQETYRQLNVTEADLLDETHRIKINQLIDRAEKLSDDIATSLVEQRNEYIQYNKQLSETDIMGELDKLATWSRGFANDVRNRRDVVLAEYYENNRAAYKKNKEMFLHTFGFGNSDEDMFDQAMALTADAGYIIAGESSLNGSTQPLLLKFNANNHLQWQKLLPGTEGVDIHSRAIVETQTHDLLTALLQTANGNQTSSVAKLSSTGVLLWQKDFPNVILNIVAEDNNGNYYAGGRTHTQQTQDRDAVLIKLSPSGTVLWQKTIGGSANKDTLAGITALDNGNLLLCGYGTKPGTDISRGFLAEIDGDGQFRWTQYCADSGTLFIKALKAADGSIITAGEIIGDSINQAIAVKADASGNVLWQKILFENLTDQSSHVNDLALINDEAIIAGDAMQLAYLCRLDNEGNQKWINPLGDTNQSDSFSAVKINNDGQIIASGTTATYSAPGSSALWVLPFSQDGKFQ; encoded by the coding sequence ATGCTTAGACTGTTTATCGCTCTTCTATTTATAACAGCAGCTTTTCCTGCCTATGCAGATGTAGACTACTATTTCAGTGATGACAGTTCCGCAATGGTTTTCAACCGGATTGATAAGGCGCTTGAACACCCCCCTAACCGTTTCGGCAAAACCCTCCGGTATGTTATTGATGGCAACACCATCAGCATTTACCTGATCACGTCTGACGTGTTGTTTATCCCTGAAACCATTGACCTGCAGAACGACCCCGCGGCCTCTCAAAAACTAAACCATCTGCTCAAACAGCAGGCACAACTGTTTGGCGAAATCACCTGCACCGGAACCAGCCTTTATCGTACCAACGTGGCATGGAACAATCAGTATGATCAAGGCCCTTTGCTCAATATCAATGAATTTCTTCACCAGGTTGTCGAAGAACGCAACCATGCTGTTCTAGAACTTTCTCTGCGTCTCCCAGAAGAAAACAAACTGAAAGAAGCGGATCTGCTTAGTGTCGCGTTCCGAGTGCCATCCTTTTTCAGAACATCCGAAGCCCTTCAAGAAACCTACAGACAATTAAACGTCACTGAAGCAGACCTGCTGGACGAAACACACCGGATTAAAATTAATCAGCTCATTGACCGTGCCGAAAAACTCAGTGACGACATTGCAACATCACTGGTTGAGCAACGGAATGAGTACATCCAATACAACAAACAGCTCTCCGAAACAGACATCATGGGAGAACTTGACAAGCTGGCCACCTGGAGTCGTGGGTTCGCCAACGATGTCCGCAACCGAAGAGATGTTGTCCTTGCCGAGTATTATGAGAACAACCGTGCTGCGTACAAAAAGAACAAGGAGATGTTCCTGCACACGTTCGGCTTCGGTAACAGCGACGAAGATATGTTTGATCAGGCCATGGCCTTAACCGCCGATGCCGGGTATATCATTGCCGGTGAGAGTTCTCTCAACGGCTCGACCCAGCCTCTGTTGCTCAAATTCAACGCCAATAACCACCTGCAATGGCAAAAACTGCTGCCGGGCACTGAAGGTGTCGATATCCATTCCAGGGCCATTGTTGAAACACAAACACACGATCTGCTGACAGCCCTGCTCCAGACAGCCAACGGCAATCAAACCAGCTCCGTGGCCAAGCTCAGCTCAACGGGCGTGTTGCTCTGGCAAAAAGATTTCCCCAATGTCATCCTCAATATCGTTGCCGAAGACAACAACGGCAACTACTACGCCGGTGGCCGCACTCACACGCAACAAACGCAAGACCGCGATGCCGTTCTGATCAAGCTTTCCCCATCCGGCACGGTCCTCTGGCAAAAAACCATCGGCGGCTCAGCAAACAAAGATACCCTCGCCGGCATCACCGCACTCGACAACGGCAACCTCTTGTTATGCGGTTATGGCACCAAACCGGGCACAGACATCAGCCGCGGTTTTCTAGCTGAGATTGATGGCGACGGGCAATTTCGCTGGACACAATATTGTGCAGACAGCGGCACCCTCTTTATCAAAGCGCTCAAAGCTGCGGACGGATCAATCATCACCGCTGGAGAAATCATCGGCGACTCAATCAATCAAGCCATTGCCGTCAAAGCCGATGCATCGGGCAACGTGTTATGGCAAAAGATTCTCTTTGAAAACCTCACGGACCAGAGTTCTCACGTCAATGACCTGGCCCTGATCAACGACGAAGCGATCATCGCCGGAGACGCCATGCAGCTCGCCTACCTCTGCCGTCTGGACAACGAAGGCAACCAGAAATGGATCAACCCGCTGGGTGACACGAATCAAAGCGATTCATTCAGCGCTGTGAAAATCAACAACGACGGCCAAATTATCGCGTCAGGGACCACGGCAACCTACTCCGCTCCAGGCAGCAGTGCCTTGTGGGTGTTGCCCTTTTCACAGGATGGCAAATTTCAGTAA
- the trpS gene encoding tryptophan--tRNA ligase — MRILSGIQPSGSLHLGNYFGMMKKMIDYQEQGELFCFIANYHAMTSVSDGKALAKGTLEAAANFLALGMDPERSTFWVQSDVPEVQELAWFLSNFTPMGLLERCHSYKDKIAKGIAANHGLFAYPVLMSADILIFNSDKVPVGKDQKQHVEVTRDIAAKVNNEYGEIFTLPEPDIDDDVATVPGLDGQKMSKSYGNTIDLFQTEKQLRKQIMRIVTDPTPVEDPKDPDTCNVFQIYRLFLDKEQQDALRQRYLAGGLGYGDVKQELFETVRDYFTPFTERRNAILEDKETLHKTLEMGAQKARYAASKVMRKIRKKSGIAY; from the coding sequence ATGCGCATTCTATCCGGTATCCAGCCGTCCGGTTCCCTGCATCTGGGTAACTACTTCGGCATGATGAAAAAGATGATCGACTATCAGGAACAGGGCGAACTGTTCTGTTTCATCGCCAACTACCACGCCATGACCAGCGTCTCCGACGGCAAAGCCCTGGCCAAAGGCACTCTGGAGGCAGCCGCTAACTTTCTCGCTCTGGGCATGGACCCGGAGCGCAGCACCTTCTGGGTGCAGTCCGACGTGCCTGAAGTGCAGGAGCTGGCCTGGTTTCTGTCCAACTTCACCCCCATGGGCCTGCTCGAGCGCTGCCACAGCTACAAGGATAAAATCGCCAAAGGGATTGCCGCTAACCACGGCCTGTTTGCCTATCCGGTGCTGATGAGTGCCGACATCCTCATTTTCAACAGTGACAAAGTGCCGGTTGGTAAAGACCAGAAGCAGCACGTGGAAGTCACCCGCGACATCGCCGCCAAGGTCAACAACGAATACGGCGAGATCTTCACCCTGCCCGAGCCGGACATCGACGATGACGTGGCCACAGTTCCCGGCCTCGACGGCCAGAAGATGAGCAAAAGCTACGGCAATACCATCGACCTGTTCCAAACTGAAAAGCAACTGCGCAAGCAGATCATGCGCATCGTCACCGACCCGACCCCGGTGGAAGATCCTAAAGATCCGGACACCTGCAACGTGTTCCAGATCTACCGCCTGTTCCTCGACAAAGAGCAGCAGGACGCCCTGCGCCAGCGCTATCTGGCTGGCGGTCTCGGCTACGGCGATGTGAAGCAGGAACTGTTCGAGACGGTACGCGACTATTTCACCCCGTTCACTGAACGGCGCAATGCGATTCTCGAAGATAAGGAAACCCTGCACAAAACCCTGGAGATGGGCGCGCAGAAAGCGCGTTATGCCGCCTCCAAGGTGATGCGCAAGATCCGCAAAAAATCAGGTATTGCTTACTAG
- a CDS encoding transglutaminase-like domain-containing protein, producing the protein MEAYLAQSDIINHHHPAIQAKAAALRIDNDNEQTAKNCFEFVRDTIKHSWDYRLGPVTCIASDVLEHGTGYCYAKSHLLVALLRANAIPAALCYQRLILDETQQPVSFCLHGLTAVWLDHDGWYRIDPRGNKPGVDAQFCPPVEQLAFPTVTGGEYDLPQRHAEPLPEVVKVLTRYRTVEEVYHNLPDITQTGC; encoded by the coding sequence ATGGAAGCGTATTTGGCCCAGAGCGACATCATTAATCATCACCATCCGGCCATTCAAGCCAAGGCTGCCGCATTGCGCATTGACAACGATAATGAGCAAACGGCCAAAAACTGCTTTGAGTTTGTCCGTGACACCATCAAGCACAGCTGGGATTACCGTCTGGGACCGGTCACCTGCATCGCCTCCGATGTGCTGGAGCACGGCACCGGCTACTGTTACGCCAAAAGCCACCTGCTGGTCGCTCTGCTGCGCGCCAACGCCATTCCAGCAGCCCTGTGCTACCAACGGCTGATCCTTGATGAAACACAGCAACCTGTCTCATTCTGCTTGCATGGCCTGACTGCGGTATGGCTGGACCACGACGGCTGGTATCGGATCGACCCACGCGGTAACAAGCCCGGCGTTGATGCTCAGTTCTGCCCACCCGTCGAGCAACTGGCTTTTCCCACTGTTACCGGTGGCGAATACGATCTACCACAGCGCCATGCCGAACCGTTGCCTGAGGTGGTCAAGGTGTTAACCCGCTACCGGACGGTCGAGGAGGTCTATCATAACCTGCCCGACATCACGCAGACAGGCTGTTGA